In Candidatus Chlorohelix allophototropha, one DNA window encodes the following:
- the rsfS gene encoding ribosome silencing factor, producing the protein MCVRPFRYQGVDTIESNELARLIVEIAEDKKASNIILLDIRNVSILADYFVICSGNSERQVKAIARDIEERLKEQEVMVAHREGMDPGRWVLLDYSDVIVHVFTPTERDYYRLEKLWSGAQTVLVVQ; encoded by the coding sequence TTGTGCGTTCGCCCTTTTCGTTACCAAGGAGTAGATACTATCGAATCGAATGAATTGGCTCGGTTGATTGTTGAAATAGCCGAGGACAAAAAAGCCAGCAACATCATTTTGTTGGACATCCGAAATGTTTCAATACTTGCCGATTACTTTGTAATTTGCAGCGGTAATAGCGAAAGACAAGTTAAGGCAATCGCGCGTGATATTGAAGAACGCCTAAAAGAACAAGAAGTGATGGTGGCACACCGGGAAGGCATGGATCCAGGTCGGTGGGTTTTGCTGGATTATAGCGATGTAATTGTTCACGTATTCACCCCTACCGAGCGAGATTACTATCGGTTGGAGAAACTCTGGTCAGGCGCACAAACTGTGCTTGTGGTACAATAA
- the folP gene encoding dihydropteroate synthase: protein MKHALTIKGKTFVWGERAYVMGILNLTSDSFSGDGLGVDFEKIVTQARTFAEHGADLLDIGGESTNPYHSSPVTAEEELRRVIPAIRAIVAVTDLPISIDTYKPEVASAALEAGADIINDIHGLEDTQMQELAAITGAPVIAMHMRGTPATMQQMTDYNGDVVGALFAYFKRRISELEVAGIALDKLIIDPGFGFAKTIVQNYELLNNLPIFKTLGLPLLVGVSRKGFIGRGMVEPGQEPPPPQDRILGTAAAVALAIANGADIVRVHDVAEMMGVVRLANAITRS, encoded by the coding sequence ATGAAACACGCTTTAACTATAAAAGGTAAAACTTTTGTTTGGGGCGAACGCGCTTATGTGATGGGCATTCTCAATCTCACTTCCGATTCTTTTTCCGGCGATGGGTTGGGCGTAGATTTTGAAAAAATTGTCACACAGGCAAGAACCTTTGCTGAACACGGTGCGGATTTACTTGATATAGGAGGTGAAAGTACCAATCCATATCATTCCAGCCCGGTTACGGCAGAAGAAGAATTGAGAAGAGTTATTCCTGCTATTCGAGCCATTGTAGCTGTGACCGATTTGCCTATTTCTATTGACACCTATAAACCAGAAGTTGCCAGCGCCGCGCTTGAGGCAGGCGCAGATATAATTAATGATATTCATGGGTTGGAAGATACGCAAATGCAGGAATTGGCGGCAATAACAGGCGCTCCGGTGATTGCAATGCATATGCGCGGAACGCCTGCTACAATGCAGCAAATGACCGATTACAACGGTGATGTGGTAGGCGCGCTGTTTGCTTATTTTAAGCGAAGGATATCCGAGCTTGAAGTTGCCGGCATAGCTCTTGATAAATTAATAATTGATCCCGGTTTTGGTTTTGCCAAAACCATAGTACAAAACTATGAATTGCTGAATAACCTTCCTATTTTCAAGACACTGGGTTTACCGTTGCTGGTAGGGGTTTCGCGTAAAGGGTTTATCGGGCGAGGTATGGTAGAACCGGGGCAAGAACCTCCTCCACCCCAAGACCGAATTCTAGGAACGGCGGCGGCAGTGGCGCTTGCCATTGCAAACGGTGCCGATATTGTCAGGGTTCACGATGTAGCCGAAATGATGGGAGTAGTGCGTCTCGCAAATGCTATAACCCGTAGTTAG
- a CDS encoding 2TM domain-containing protein: MSEDNKTEVSEVNQTWPNPQPNPRYSPPTGYVPANSAPEWKSATSYQADNYNPNPYNANPVPPYQKTPVDLYRLAEKRVKEKMRFYKHLTSYLTVNALLWAIAFIGWLSNGSHNLWTLIWPIWVTVFWGIGLVSDYIKIFGLGESTQQRMIDEELRRLRR, translated from the coding sequence ATGAGCGAAGATAATAAAACTGAAGTCTCGGAAGTAAATCAAACTTGGCCCAACCCACAACCTAACCCGCGTTATTCACCACCTACCGGTTATGTTCCGGCTAACTCGGCGCCTGAGTGGAAAAGCGCCACCTCGTATCAGGCAGATAATTATAATCCAAATCCTTATAATGCTAATCCGGTACCACCTTACCAGAAAACACCGGTCGACCTTTATCGGCTTGCCGAGAAAAGAGTCAAGGAAAAGATGCGCTTTTACAAGCATCTGACCAGCTACCTGACGGTAAATGCTTTATTGTGGGCGATCGCGTTTATCGGTTGGCTGAGCAACGGTTCACACAACCTCTGGACTCTGATTTGGCCGATTTGGGTTACCGTTTTCTGGGGAATCGGGTTAGTGTCGGACTATATAAAAATATTCGGTTTGGGCGAATCTACTCAGCAGCGGATGATTGATGAAGAGCTACGCCGTTTGAGGCGGTAA
- a CDS encoding MFS transporter gives MADQPSTDFESGGETLTASPAFPTIPATKKRKPSKMFVAMQNRNFRLFWNGAFVSNIGNWMQTIAQNWLVLSLSQSPFILGLVNFIGNLPMLLFGLYGGVIADRNSRRNVLLVTQSLMLISILVMAILTFTNLINIWLIVIIVSFVGMVSAFNAPAYQTIMLDLVGKENLMNAIAMNSIQFNLSRVIGPAIAGVIVVIFGVAACFFINALSFGAVLLALFMVQIPAITTTTQKHTVTSEIRETFSFLWSNKPMLGLIASSAAFSIFVFPYLSLLSVFAKDVYRSGADSYGLLMGAVGVGAVIGGLIIARLSELEKRARFVQIGTFIMVLSLVIFSFMPIILASLPFLAIAGGAMVTVQSSVNTIVQTNVPDNMRGRIISVWQLASMGLLPIGSLLGGTAAEFIGAPMTIAVGVLIFGAITLAVFIFIPKTRYL, from the coding sequence ATGGCAGATCAACCAAGCACGGACTTTGAATCCGGCGGGGAAACTTTAACTGCTTCACCTGCATTCCCAACTATTCCAGCAACCAAAAAGCGCAAACCCAGCAAAATGTTCGTGGCTATGCAAAACCGCAATTTCCGGCTGTTCTGGAACGGCGCATTTGTCAGCAACATCGGCAACTGGATGCAAACCATTGCCCAGAATTGGCTGGTACTTTCGCTTTCCCAATCCCCTTTCATTCTCGGTCTGGTCAACTTTATCGGTAATTTGCCTATGCTATTGTTCGGACTTTACGGGGGAGTAATCGCGGATCGAAACTCACGGCGAAACGTTTTGCTGGTAACCCAAAGTCTTATGCTTATTTCTATACTGGTAATGGCAATTTTGACTTTTACCAACCTGATTAATATCTGGTTGATAGTAATAATTGTCAGCTTTGTGGGAATGGTGTCTGCCTTCAACGCACCGGCATACCAGACTATAATGCTCGATTTGGTGGGGAAAGAAAACCTGATGAATGCAATCGCCATGAACTCAATCCAGTTCAACCTGAGCCGAGTGATCGGACCGGCAATTGCAGGGGTGATAGTAGTAATCTTCGGGGTAGCAGCCTGTTTCTTTATAAATGCTCTGAGTTTTGGAGCAGTATTACTCGCCTTGTTTATGGTACAAATTCCGGCGATTACTACAACCACACAGAAACATACTGTCACCTCTGAAATTCGAGAGACCTTTTCCTTCCTGTGGAGTAACAAGCCTATGTTGGGCTTGATAGCGTCATCAGCCGCCTTCTCAATTTTTGTTTTCCCCTATTTAAGCTTACTTTCGGTTTTTGCCAAAGACGTGTACAGATCAGGCGCAGATTCCTATGGGCTTTTAATGGGAGCGGTAGGAGTTGGGGCAGTTATCGGTGGGTTGATAATAGCGCGCTTGAGCGAGCTTGAGAAACGAGCGCGCTTCGTACAAATTGGCACATTTATAATGGTTCTCTCGCTGGTAATTTTTTCATTTATGCCGATTATACTTGCTTCATTACCTTTCCTAGCTATTGCAGGTGGCGCAATGGTAACGGTACAATCCTCGGTTAATACTATAGTTCAAACCAACGTACCAGACAATATGCGAGGCAGGATAATCAGCGTTTGGCAACTAGCCTCAATGGGACTGCTACCAATCGGAAGTTTGTTAGGGGGTACAGCTGCCGAATTCATAGGCGCACCAATGACAATAGCTGTTGGCGTGTTAATATTCGGGGCAATCACCCTAGCCGTATTTATATTTATTCCCAAAACTCGATACTTATAA
- a CDS encoding MOSC domain-containing protein, which produces MSSVTKKEDKKAQLERATVAALYYYPIKSCAGIRVDEGTIGAKGFEHDRELMVVSSDDMLFLTQRELPRMAFIKPEIRNETLFLVAPGMPSLQVPLVNEGGKVKATVWKSRCECIDQGEVVAQWLGEFLRVDCRLVKMAPDFVRGVNSLYAVSDSDEVGFADGFPFLLLSEESLEDLNGRLETPLPMNRFRPNIVLKGSGIPYMEDQIKRFQLGEITFSAVKPCARCPITCTDQSNAAVSKEPLRTLATFRRAQNGGVLFGQNLIHENRGTIRTGDKLTVIQTKNPRV; this is translated from the coding sequence ATGAGCAGCGTTACAAAAAAAGAGGATAAAAAGGCGCAACTGGAAAGAGCCACCGTTGCGGCATTGTATTATTACCCTATAAAATCATGTGCCGGAATCAGGGTAGATGAGGGAACTATAGGCGCAAAAGGTTTTGAACACGACCGTGAATTAATGGTGGTATCTTCAGATGATATGCTCTTCCTTACTCAGCGCGAATTACCCCGCATGGCATTCATAAAACCGGAAATCCGCAACGAAACGCTGTTTCTCGTTGCGCCCGGTATGCCATCTCTGCAAGTGCCGCTGGTAAACGAAGGGGGAAAGGTAAAAGCTACGGTCTGGAAAAGCCGTTGTGAGTGTATAGATCAAGGCGAGGTTGTCGCACAATGGCTTGGCGAATTTTTACGAGTCGATTGTCGTCTGGTCAAAATGGCACCCGACTTTGTGCGTGGCGTTAATTCTTTGTACGCTGTGAGTGATAGCGATGAAGTGGGTTTTGCCGATGGATTCCCTTTTTTGTTGCTCTCGGAAGAGTCGCTTGAAGATTTGAACGGGCGGCTGGAAACTCCTTTGCCCATGAATCGCTTCCGTCCCAATATTGTGCTAAAAGGCAGCGGTATTCCCTATATGGAAGACCAAATAAAACGATTTCAGCTTGGAGAAATTACCTTTAGTGCGGTCAAACCCTGCGCCCGCTGCCCGATAACCTGTACCGACCAAAGTAATGCCGCCGTTAGTAAAGAACCGCTCCGAACCCTTGCCACTTTCCGACGTGCTCAAAACGGTGGGGTACTTTTTGGGCAGAATCTCATACATGAGAATCGGGGAACTATCCGAACAGGGGACAAGCTAACCGTTATCCAAACCAAAAACCCGCGAGTGTAA
- a CDS encoding HAD family hydrolase: MKAAVFSDVEGTLVSGSLPATFLEMGKSLHHFSKLKRFQIDAIGLFSRLLPSKFQRYSQLISLLIAIKGETPGQVQELIEQVNPELIKRLKMEVVGRIEAHRKEGLPLILVSAAMHQAVVHLGKEMDGRGEGTHIRIKGGRYITKVEGGICQGEGKAARAREIINEMGLDPALCYAFGDTGSDIPFLALFGHPCAVDPDAKLAAEAISRGWEIIHTRNG, from the coding sequence ATGAAAGCGGCAGTATTTAGCGACGTAGAAGGTACACTGGTATCCGGTAGCCTACCCGCTACCTTTCTTGAGATGGGCAAAAGCCTGCATCATTTTTCAAAACTCAAGCGTTTTCAGATTGACGCGATTGGTTTATTCTCGCGGTTGTTGCCGAGCAAATTCCAACGGTATTCCCAATTAATCAGCCTGTTAATTGCCATCAAGGGCGAGACCCCCGGACAGGTACAAGAACTGATAGAGCAAGTAAATCCAGAATTGATAAAGCGGTTGAAAATGGAGGTAGTCGGGCGAATTGAGGCGCATCGTAAAGAAGGTTTGCCGCTAATTTTGGTGAGTGCGGCGATGCATCAAGCGGTGGTACATTTGGGAAAAGAGATGGACGGGAGAGGCGAGGGAACGCATATTCGTATAAAAGGAGGTCGCTATATTACTAAAGTGGAAGGCGGCATCTGTCAGGGGGAAGGCAAAGCAGCCCGCGCCCGCGAAATCATAAATGAAATGGGGCTTGACCCGGCTTTGTGCTACGCTTTCGGCGATACCGGAAGCGATATTCCTTTCCTCGCATTATTCGGACATCCTTGCGCGGTTGACCCTGATGCGAAACTTGCGGCGGAAGCCATAAGCAGAGGCTGGGAAATTATCCACACCCGAAACGGTTAG
- the uvrA gene encoding excinuclease ABC subunit UvrA, whose product MEPENIVIKGAEQHNLKKIDVKIPRNKLVVLTGVSGSGKSSLAFDTIYAEGQRRYVESLSSYARQFLGQMEKPKVDFIGGLSPAIAIEQKTVSKNPRSTVGTVTEVLDYLRVLYARIGTAHCPDCGRVVQAQTAQQIADQLANLPSGTRLQLLAPIVRERKGTHAELLEQARKDGFVRARIDGKILDLSGEIKLAKTKKHNIELVIDRLKVPDEEGEVRQDFEKRLADSVSTTLQAGDGLLVADLGEGKDLILSEQNACPNCSTSFPELSPQLFSFNSPLGMCPDCHGLGTKMSVDPNLIVSRPDLSLMDGASRWYGELRKKKEGWTFKQLKTLAEYYEVDLETPWKDLPEKFRHIVLYGSGDDKIKFSYENRTADSTWTGESLRVTKGIVYHAERLFRQTSSEYTQRFYASFMSEQPCDGCGGARLRAEARGVKVGGISLTEIGSMTIANALEWVKGLYRQLDPEQFQIAGEVLKEIRERLQFMLNVGLYYLTLDRPAPSLSGGEGQRIRLASQLGCGLVGVLYILDEPSIGLHPRDNRALLDTLLQLRDMGNTVLVVEHDEDTMMSADWLIDMGPRAGVLGGEVVSAGLPRQVADDPLSLTGRYLRGDLVVSASNESRRTPNGKYLSLVNARLHNLKNVTARFPLGLFTCVTGVSGSGKSSLISQTLYPALAHTLHRAEQRIGLHDRLEGLEHLDKVINITQEPIGRTPRSNPATYVGLFDDIRKTFAASPEARTHGYGADRFSFNVKGGRCEACKGHGLKRIEMHFLADMWVTCRECKGMRYNRETLSVRFKGKNIAQVLDMDVQEALEFFANIPSIARVLQTLHDVGLDYVKLGQSATTLSGGEAQRVKLASELCRVSTGRTVYILDEPTTGLHFADIQRLLDVLHRLVDAGNTVIVIEHNLDVIKTADWLIDLGPEGGEGGGEILAEGTPEQVTLVERSYTGKFLRQNFEKNLTPNLP is encoded by the coding sequence ATGGAACCCGAAAATATTGTAATTAAGGGCGCAGAGCAGCATAACCTGAAGAAAATAGATGTAAAAATACCCCGTAACAAACTGGTAGTTCTAACCGGAGTGAGCGGAAGCGGCAAGTCTTCGCTGGCGTTTGATACTATATATGCGGAGGGACAACGCCGCTATGTAGAAAGTCTTTCCTCCTATGCCCGGCAATTTCTGGGACAGATGGAAAAGCCCAAAGTTGATTTCATTGGTGGGCTTAGCCCTGCGATTGCGATAGAGCAAAAAACTGTCAGCAAAAACCCCCGTTCTACCGTAGGCACAGTCACCGAAGTGCTGGATTACCTGCGGGTGCTGTATGCCCGAATAGGCACTGCGCATTGCCCGGACTGTGGTCGGGTGGTGCAAGCGCAAACGGCACAGCAAATTGCCGATCAATTGGCAAACCTTCCCTCCGGTACGCGCCTACAACTTCTTGCGCCAATCGTGCGTGAACGCAAAGGCACACATGCCGAACTGCTAGAACAGGCGCGTAAGGATGGTTTTGTACGCGCCCGTATTGATGGCAAAATTTTGGATTTGAGCGGCGAAATCAAGCTGGCAAAGACCAAAAAACATAATATCGAGTTGGTGATTGATCGCCTCAAAGTGCCGGACGAAGAAGGGGAAGTGCGGCAGGATTTTGAAAAGCGGTTGGCAGACTCGGTTTCTACTACGCTGCAAGCTGGAGATGGATTGCTGGTAGCCGATTTGGGCGAGGGTAAGGACTTGATTTTAAGCGAGCAAAACGCCTGCCCGAATTGCTCTACCAGTTTCCCGGAGTTATCACCACAGCTTTTCAGCTTCAATTCACCGCTTGGGATGTGCCCCGATTGTCATGGGCTTGGCACAAAAATGTCGGTTGATCCAAACTTGATTGTTTCGCGCCCCGACCTTTCATTAATGGATGGGGCATCGCGTTGGTATGGTGAACTGCGAAAGAAAAAAGAAGGCTGGACTTTCAAGCAACTCAAGACTCTGGCAGAATATTATGAAGTTGACCTAGAAACACCTTGGAAAGATTTGCCTGAAAAGTTCCGCCATATAGTTTTGTACGGTTCGGGCGATGACAAGATTAAATTCAGCTATGAGAATCGCACCGCCGATAGCACTTGGACTGGCGAGAGTCTGCGTGTTACCAAAGGCATTGTGTATCACGCCGAACGTCTTTTCCGACAAACTTCCTCCGAATATACTCAGCGTTTCTACGCCAGCTTTATGAGTGAACAGCCCTGTGACGGTTGTGGCGGGGCGCGTTTACGGGCAGAAGCACGTGGGGTAAAAGTTGGCGGTATATCGCTGACCGAAATCGGCTCAATGACTATTGCTAACGCGCTCGAATGGGTTAAAGGGCTGTATCGGCAACTTGACCCAGAACAGTTTCAGATAGCGGGCGAAGTTCTGAAAGAGATTCGAGAACGCCTCCAGTTTATGCTGAACGTGGGGTTGTATTACCTGACTCTAGATCGCCCTGCGCCTTCCCTGTCGGGTGGTGAAGGGCAACGTATTCGCCTTGCCAGCCAACTTGGTTGTGGCTTGGTAGGGGTGTTGTACATTCTGGATGAGCCGAGTATTGGTTTGCACCCTCGCGATAACCGCGCCCTGCTGGATACCTTGCTGCAATTGCGCGATATGGGAAATACGGTGCTGGTGGTTGAGCATGATGAAGATACGATGATGAGCGCGGATTGGTTAATTGATATGGGACCACGCGCCGGGGTGTTGGGCGGAGAAGTAGTGTCGGCGGGTTTGCCTCGACAAGTAGCGGATGATCCGCTCTCTCTAACCGGGCGATATTTGAGGGGCGATTTGGTGGTGAGTGCCTCGAACGAGTCGCGGCGAACTCCCAACGGGAAATATCTTTCGCTGGTGAATGCGCGTCTCCACAACCTTAAAAATGTGACCGCCCGTTTTCCACTCGGCTTGTTTACCTGTGTTACTGGCGTAAGCGGTAGCGGCAAAAGCAGCCTGATTTCGCAAACGCTCTATCCTGCTTTGGCGCATACCCTACACCGCGCCGAACAACGAATCGGGTTACATGATCGCCTTGAAGGGCTAGAACATCTCGACAAGGTAATTAACATCACGCAAGAACCGATAGGGCGCACCCCACGCTCGAATCCTGCCACCTACGTAGGTTTGTTTGATGATATAAGGAAAACTTTTGCCGCCTCACCAGAAGCACGTACCCATGGCTATGGTGCAGACCGTTTCAGCTTTAATGTGAAGGGTGGGCGTTGCGAGGCTTGCAAAGGGCATGGGCTAAAACGGATTGAGATGCACTTTCTGGCAGATATGTGGGTGACTTGCCGGGAATGTAAAGGGATGCGTTATAATCGCGAAACTCTCTCGGTGCGCTTCAAGGGTAAGAATATTGCACAGGTTTTGGATATGGATGTACAGGAAGCCCTCGAATTTTTCGCCAATATCCCCTCCATTGCGCGCGTTCTGCAAACTTTGCACGATGTTGGGTTGGATTACGTTAAACTCGGTCAGAGCGCGACCACTCTAAGTGGTGGCGAGGCGCAGCGTGTAAAGTTGGCTTCGGAGCTTTGCCGGGTATCCACCGGGCGTACCGTCTATATTCTGGATGAGCCCACTACCGGGTTGCATTTTGCTGATATTCAACGCTTGCTGGATGTGTTGCATCGTTTGGTAGATGCGGGGAATACAGTCATCGTGATAGAACATAACCTCGATGTAATAAAGACCGCTGACTGGCTAATTGATCTAGGACCAGAAGGTGGCGAGGGCGGCGGTGAAATTCTGGCGGAAGGCACACCAGAGCAGGTGACGTTGGTTGAGCGTAGTTATACCGGCAAATTCCTGAGACAGAATTTTGAGAAGAATTTAACTCCAAACTTGCCCTAG
- a CDS encoding DUF309 domain-containing protein gives MERELPPPDFFKGVAEFNAREFFECHETLEKIWLEEPGEIRKLYQGILQIGVGFYHCLTRQNYRGAVTLLQNGIDKCRPFAPQQFGLNLEALIKETELALSRIKELGTEHIANFDSSLIPTLNEISQIG, from the coding sequence ATGGAGCGCGAGTTACCTCCGCCAGATTTCTTCAAAGGTGTCGCTGAGTTCAATGCTCGTGAGTTTTTTGAATGTCACGAAACCCTTGAGAAAATCTGGCTGGAAGAACCCGGCGAAATCCGGAAGCTGTATCAGGGTATCTTGCAAATCGGGGTGGGTTTTTATCACTGCCTCACTCGTCAAAATTATCGGGGCGCAGTTACGCTTCTGCAAAACGGGATTGATAAATGTCGCCCTTTTGCGCCACAACAATTCGGGCTAAATCTGGAAGCGCTAATAAAAGAAACGGAACTTGCTTTAAGTAGGATTAAAGAGCTGGGTACGGAGCATATTGCTAACTTTGACTCGTCGCTGATACCGACTCTAAACGAAATCTCTCAAATTGGGTAA
- the rho gene encoding transcription termination factor Rho, which translates to MNLAELETKTVEDLRDMARELGMSGFSTMKKQDLIMKLIQAQAEQQGNIFAAGILETMEDGFGFLRQDRYLPGPDDIYVSQSQIRRFGLRTGDRVSGQVRPPKDNEKYFSLLRVEVVNGMDPEVARRRPNFDSLTPIFPRQLIDLETAPNILSTRLLNLVAPIGRGQRGMIVSPPKAGKTMLLKSIANGITANYSDIHLMVLLIGERPEEVTDMKRSVNGEVISSTFDEEIDNHTKVAEMALERAKRLVEGGRDVVILLDSITRLARAYNVAMPPSGRTLTGGIDPVALYPPKRFFGAARNIEEGGSLTIIATCLVDTGSRMDDVIYEEFKGTGNMELHLDRKLAERRIYPSIDIQRSSTRREELLLDEQSLKQVWTMRRMVSALGGTEGIELLLQRMAKTHNNPEFLTTLTKDVL; encoded by the coding sequence GTGAACCTCGCAGAGTTAGAAACCAAAACAGTTGAAGACCTTCGTGATATGGCGCGTGAGCTTGGTATGAGCGGGTTCAGCACCATGAAGAAGCAAGACCTGATAATGAAACTTATTCAGGCGCAAGCTGAACAACAAGGCAACATCTTCGCTGCCGGTATCCTTGAAACAATGGAAGATGGCTTTGGCTTTTTGCGCCAGGATCGTTACCTACCCGGTCCTGATGATATTTATGTAAGCCAATCCCAGATTCGGCGTTTCGGGTTGCGCACTGGCGACCGTGTATCCGGTCAGGTACGTCCGCCAAAGGATAATGAGAAATATTTCAGCCTTTTGCGCGTAGAAGTAGTCAACGGCATGGACCCTGAAGTGGCGCGCCGCCGTCCGAATTTTGACAGCTTGACCCCGATATTTCCACGACAGCTTATTGATCTTGAAACTGCGCCAAATATACTTTCCACCCGTCTTTTGAATCTGGTAGCGCCTATCGGTCGGGGGCAGCGCGGTATGATTGTATCGCCGCCCAAAGCTGGTAAAACGATGCTGCTAAAATCAATAGCCAACGGCATTACCGCTAACTACTCTGACATACACCTGATGGTATTACTCATCGGTGAGCGTCCAGAAGAAGTTACCGATATGAAGCGGAGTGTAAACGGCGAGGTTATCAGCAGTACCTTTGACGAAGAAATTGATAACCACACTAAAGTGGCGGAAATGGCTTTGGAACGTGCCAAGCGTTTGGTGGAAGGCGGCAGGGATGTAGTTATCCTGCTGGATAGTATCACCCGCCTTGCCCGTGCCTATAACGTAGCAATGCCTCCCAGTGGTCGTACCCTTACCGGCGGTATTGACCCGGTAGCGCTATATCCACCGAAGCGGTTTTTCGGCGCAGCCCGTAATATCGAGGAAGGCGGCAGTTTGACCATTATCGCTACTTGTCTGGTAGATACCGGCTCTCGTATGGACGATGTAATTTACGAAGAGTTCAAGGGAACCGGCAATATGGAATTGCACCTTGACCGCAAACTGGCGGAACGTCGTATCTATCCGTCTATCGACATCCAACGCAGCAGTACCCGTCGCGAAGAATTGTTGCTCGACGAGCAATCGCTCAAGCAAGTCTGGACAATGCGCCGAATGGTTTCGGCTCTGGGTGGTACTGAAGGTATCGAACTGCTATTGCAACGTATGGCTAAAACTCACAATAACCCTGAGTTCCTCACAACTCTAACCAAGGATGTACTTTAG
- a CDS encoding dTDP-4-dehydrorhamnose 3,5-epimerase family protein: MTTRIFTTTLPGLLKIQRPEQPAEDAKNPFVEIADLAELSRISGKTFQTLQINHSHSMQNVLRGLHAEHWDKITWIARGQVMSVIVDIRPDSPTFGKYEIFELSDENRLALYIPEGFANSAYAITEIDYMYMVSKLYDGSDTFAVAWDDPDLAIPWPTTNPIISERDKQNPRLRELFPDKFQ, encoded by the coding sequence GTGACTACGCGAATTTTCACAACCACACTTCCCGGGTTGCTCAAGATACAACGTCCAGAGCAGCCTGCGGAAGATGCAAAAAATCCCTTTGTGGAAATTGCAGACCTTGCCGAGCTTAGCCGTATTAGCGGTAAAACTTTCCAGACTCTCCAGATAAACCATTCACATTCTATGCAGAATGTTTTGCGTGGGTTGCACGCCGAGCATTGGGATAAAATTACTTGGATAGCCCGTGGGCAAGTAATGAGCGTGATTGTGGATATTCGCCCGGACTCGCCCACTTTTGGTAAATACGAGATTTTTGAACTGAGTGATGAAAATCGCCTTGCACTTTATATCCCGGAAGGGTTTGCTAATTCCGCCTACGCCATCACCGAAATAGATTATATGTATATGGTTTCCAAACTTTATGATGGCAGTGATACCTTTGCAGTAGCGTGGGACGACCCCGATCTCGCTATTCCTTGGCCCACTACAAACCCGATAATCAGCGAACGCGATAAGCAGAACCCCCGGTTGCGAGAACTTTTTCCGGATAAATTCCAATAA
- the trhA gene encoding PAQR family membrane homeostasis protein TrhA — MQEHAEKILKPLLRGWFHAFAAIAWIGVIIFLCWESSEDLPRMFSVLVFGVSTFILYAVSAIYHIFDWRGIWHKIWRTFDHANIFVLIAGTYTPICFNVLSDWVRIITLSAIWLMALAGIVISILGNRISRGVRTGFYLSMGWVSLLTFPALISVLPWYAVGFLVLGGALYTVGVLVYALRRPNPFPNYFGFHEIFHIFVIAGGTAFTLCIYFWVLPYPRI, encoded by the coding sequence TTGCAAGAACACGCTGAAAAGATTCTAAAGCCACTTCTCAGAGGGTGGTTTCATGCTTTTGCCGCGATTGCTTGGATTGGGGTAATTATTTTTCTATGCTGGGAATCTTCCGAAGATTTGCCACGCATGTTCAGTGTGTTGGTTTTTGGGGTCAGCACCTTTATACTATATGCCGTTAGCGCGATTTACCATATTTTTGATTGGCGCGGTATTTGGCATAAGATTTGGCGCACTTTTGATCACGCCAATATTTTTGTACTCATAGCCGGAACCTATACTCCTATCTGCTTTAACGTGCTTTCCGATTGGGTTCGCATCATCACCTTGAGCGCAATTTGGCTGATGGCGCTGGCAGGCATAGTCATTTCAATTCTGGGAAATCGCATTTCAAGAGGAGTACGAACCGGATTCTATCTGAGTATGGGCTGGGTTTCGTTGCTAACTTTTCCCGCGCTAATCTCGGTATTGCCTTGGTATGCGGTAGGCTTCTTAGTGCTTGGTGGCGCGTTGTATACAGTTGGTGTGCTGGTTTATGCGCTACGCCGTCCTAATCCATTTCCTAACTATTTTGGTTTCCACGAAATCTTTCATATATTTGTGATTGCGGGTGGAACGGCATTTACCTTGTGCATTTATTTCTGGGTATTGCCCTACCCGCGCATTTGA